The genome window GCTCAAATAGGAAGAATGAATTTTGAACTCTAATTTTCCGGAAGAAATTCGGATCGAACTTCCCAGGTTCGCATAGGGAAAAAATTTTACGGCGATTCGTTTTCCCTCCAAGATCTTCCCGCCGGGAACTTGCAAAAAATGTAAAGTCTTTTTACGAAGAAGTTCTAAGACCGAAGATTCTTCGTTGGTTCGTCCGCGCGTTTCGAATGCGAAAACCATCTTTAACTTCCGAAGTAATCCTGAATTCTGGAAAAAGAATCGTTCTCTTTTACAACGGAAGAAGAAGGAATCGCGGGAGAATTCTTCGCTGCGGATTTTCCCTGCATCAGTTTCAGATCATACACTTTTTCGGGAGATGGAATTTCGTTCAGAAAGCGGGAAAGTTTGGTGTAATACGGACCGGATCTGGATTGAGCCAAAGAAGGTCTGGTCAGATAGAGTTCTTTTCGTGCGCGGGTAATCGCCACATAAAAAAGTCTCCGTTCTTCTTCGGTATCATTGTTTTTACTCGAAGGAAAAACTCCTTCGGTCGAATTCAAGACGAAAACAAGATCGAATTCGAGTCCTTTCGCGGAATGAACCGTGGAAAGATTGAGCAGATCCGATTCCGCATTGTCCGGTTTGATTTTATCCAAACTCAAAGAGGCGTGATCCATCGTTAAGTCGGACAAAAAATCACTCAACGAATCGTACTTAAGAGAAAAACCGAGGACGGCGTCCAGATCCTCCGATCTTCGTTTCGAATCATCGTAGTTCTTTTCCAAAAGAACACGATAGAAGTCGATAAAATCGGCTGCGACCTTCTTGACTTCAGAATTCGTTTCCTTGTGCTTCTGATAAAGATGATACAAAGGGGAAAGATATTTCGCGATCGCGGAACTATTATCTTCCGAAAGAACTTCGAAGGAACCGGATGTTTTTCGAATCTTTTCCAGGATCTCATTGGATCTTGCGTTACCTATGCCCGGAATCAGTTTTAAAACCCGAATCCAGGAGACCGAGTCCAACGGATTGACCAACAGTTTCAAAAAGGAAAGAAGATCCTTGATATGAGCCGTTTCGATGAATTTTCTTCCGCCGAATTTCACGAAAGGAATATTTCGTTTTGCTAATACGAGTTCGAGTTGGCTTGAATTCCAACTGGCTCGAAAAAGAACACACATTCGTTTAAAAGGAATCCCTTCCTCTTTTTTTTGCAGGAGAATGTCCGCGATTCCTTCCGCCTCTTCCAGCTCGTCCGTAAATTGAAGAACGGAGGGTTTCGGTCCGTTTTCGTTTTCCGTGAAAAGATATTTATCGTATTTTTCGGCGAAATTTTCCAAAACGGAATTGGCAAGATTGAGAATTGCGGGGGTGCTTCTGTAATTCTTTTCCAGAAAGATCGTTTTTGTGTTCGGAAATATTTTCGGAAAATCTAAAATGCCTCGAACGGATGCGCCGCGAAAGGTATAGATGCACTGCGCGTCGTCTCCGACCACCATCAAATTGGAATGTTCGGATGCAAGCAAACAGGCGATATGCGCTTGGATTTTG of Leptospira sanjuanensis contains these proteins:
- a CDS encoding ATP-dependent helicase is translated as MSWKEELNPAQLEAVLTQDGPVLVLAGAGTGKTKTIVSRLARLISSGIPASSILLLTFTRKAAREMILRASSLGDARCADVQGGTFHSFCSGVLRRFAPVLDISSGFTILDEADSLDVFQFLRNEKDFGKTKTRFPSNETLVSIHSEIQNTGRSLQSILEKDYPIFTQRIEDVAQIFEDYKTYKKERSLLDYDDLLYFTRDLLANHPGVRAALSEKYRFVMVDEFQDTNKIQAHIACLLASEHSNLMVVGDDAQCIYTFRGASVRGILDFPKIFPNTKTIFLEKNYRSTPAILNLANSVLENFAEKYDKYLFTENENGPKPSVLQFTDELEEAEGIADILLQKKEEGIPFKRMCVLFRASWNSSQLELVLAKRNIPFVKFGGRKFIETAHIKDLLSFLKLLVNPLDSVSWIRVLKLIPGIGNARSNEILEKIRKTSGSFEVLSEDNSSAIAKYLSPLYHLYQKHKETNSEVKKVAADFIDFYRVLLEKNYDDSKRRSEDLDAVLGFSLKYDSLSDFLSDLTMDHASLSLDKIKPDNAESDLLNLSTVHSAKGLEFDLVFVLNSTEGVFPSSKNNDTEEERRLFYVAITRARKELYLTRPSLAQSRSGPYYTKLSRFLNEIPSPEKVYDLKLMQGKSAAKNSPAIPSSSVVKENDSFSRIQDYFGS